In a genomic window of Sarcophilus harrisii chromosome 4, mSarHar1.11, whole genome shotgun sequence:
- the ACHE gene encoding acetylcholinesterase isoform X4 gives MRMAIRFSLLLLHSPSPSLLLLLFLLGRGVEAETTEDPELLVTVKEGKLRGIHLNAPGGPVSAFLGIPFAEPPVESRRFLPPEPKRAWNGVLDATSYQRVCFQYVDNLYPGFQGSEMWNPNRALSEDCLYLNVWTPSPRPVVPAPVLVWIYGGGFYSGASSLDVYDGRFLARVEGTVLVSMNYRVGAFGFLALPGSREAPGNVGLLDQRLAMQWVQDNVAAFGGDPKSVTLFGESAGAASVGMHLLSPPSRGLFHRAVLQSGAPNGPWATVEADEARRRATHLARLVGCPTGTNDTELVVCLRKRPAQDLVDKEWLVLPQQSVFRFSFVPVVDGDFLSDTPEALINAGDFHGLQVLVGVVQDEGSYFLVYGAPGFSKDNESLINRAQFLAGVQVGVPQASELAAEAVVLHYTDWLHPDDPARLREALGDVVGDHNVVCPVAQLAGGLAAQGARVYAYVFDHRASTLSWPLWMGVPHGYEIEFVFGLPLEPTLNYTGPERILARRLMRYWANFARTGDPNEPREREAPRWPTYTAGDQQYVSLNLRPLEIQRGLRAQACAFWNRFLPKLLSATDSLDEAERQWKAEFHRWSSYMVHWKNQFDHYSKQERCSDL, from the exons ATGAGGATGGCCATTCGATTCTCTCTTCTGCTTCTCCATAGTCCTTCCccatcccttctcctcctcctcttcctcctaggCCGGGGGGTAGAGGCTGAAACCACTGAGGATCCTGAGCTGCTGGTGACAGTAAAGGAAGGCAAGCTTCGTGGGATTCACCTCAATGCCCCAGGGGGCCCTGTTTCTGCCTTCTTGGGCATCCCTTTTGCTGAGCCCCCAGTGGAATCTAGGCGCTTTTTGCCTCCAGAACCCAAACGGGCATGGAATGGGGTCTTGGATGCCACATCCTACCAGCGTGTCTGCTTCCAGTATGTGGACAACCTGTATCCAGGTTTCCAAGGGTCTGAGATGTGGAACCCTAACCGGGCACTAAGTGAGGACTGCCTATATCTTAATGTGTGGACACCCTCCCCCCGTCCAGTGGTTCCTGCACCAGTCCTGGTCTGGATCTATGGGGGTGGCTTTTACAGTGGGGCCTCCTCCCTTGATGTTTATGATGGACGATTCCTGGCTAGGGTTGAGGGCACTGTACTTGTTTCTATGAACTACCGAGTAGGTGCCTTTGGCTTCCTGGCACTACCAGGGAGTCGGGAGGCACCAGGCAATGTGGGGCTGCTGGATCAGCGACTGGCAATGCAGTGGGTGCAGGACAATGTGGCAGCCTTCGGAGGGGACCCAAAATCAGTGACACTATTTGGGGAAAGTGCTGGAGCTGCTTCTGTAGGCATGCATCTTCTATCACCTCCAAGCCGTGGGCTATTCCATAGGGCAGTGTTGCAAAGTGGGGCTCCCAATGGACCTTGGGCCACAGTGGAAGCAGATGAGGCTCGTAGACGAGCTACTCATCTGGCCAGGTTAGTGGGTTGTCCTACTGGCACTAATGACACTGAGCTGGTGGTCTGCCTGAGGAAACGTCCAGCCCAGGATCTTGTAGACAAGGAATGGCTGGTGCTGCCTCAACAGAGTGTCTTCCGATTCTCCTTTGTTCCTGTTGTGGATGGAGACTTCCTCAGTGATACTCCTGAGGCCCTCATCAATGCTGGAGATTTTCATGGCCTTCAG gtGCTGGTAGGTGTAGTACAGGATGAGGGCTCCTATTTCCTGGTCTATGGGGCCCCTGGCTTCAGCAAGGATAATGAGTCTCTGATCAATAGGGCCCAGTTCCTGGCTGGAGTGCAGGTTGGGGTCCCTCAAGCGAGTGAGTTGGCAGCAGAGGCTGTTGTTCTGCACTACACGGACTGGCTACACCCTGATGACCCTGCACGACTTCGTGAGGCTTTGGGTGATGTTGTGGGTGACCACAATGTGGTATGTCCTGTGGCCCAGCTAGCAGGAGGACTTGCTGCACAAGGTGCCCGTGTTTATGCCTATGTCTTTGACCATCGAGCCTCTACGTTGTCTTGGCCCCTCTGGATGGGTGTCCCCCATGGCTATGAGATTGAATTTGTCTTTGGCCTTCCCCTTGAACCAACACTCAACTACACTGGCCCTGAAAGAATCCTTGCTCGGAGACTGATGAGATACTGGGCCAACTTTGCCCGTACAGG TGATCCAAACGAGCCCCGGGAACGTGAAGCCCCTCGCTGGCCTACCTACACAGCTGGGGATCAGCAGTACGTAAGCCTCAACCTGCGGCCACTGGAAATACAGCGAGGGCTCCGGGCACAGGCCTGCGCCTTCTGGAACCGATTCCTGCCAAAGTTGCTCAGCGCTACCG ATAGCCTGGATGAGGCGGAACGCCAGTGGAAGGCGGAGTTCCACCGCTGGAGCTCCTACATGGTGCACTGGAAGAACCAGTTCGACCATTACAGCAAACAGGAGCGTTGCTCTGACCTATGA
- the ACHE gene encoding acetylcholinesterase isoform X1, with translation MWVVRENRHLPVLRSSPAQTGLLCPTAKHLWGRDSLTPGFGASASPRGSEWAWLTHHHHASAVSLDMDGYVLSFVFGVPHVYNWICPLPLCQCLCHCMRMAIRFSLLLLHSPSPSLLLLLFLLGRGVEAETTEDPELLVTVKEGKLRGIHLNAPGGPVSAFLGIPFAEPPVESRRFLPPEPKRAWNGVLDATSYQRVCFQYVDNLYPGFQGSEMWNPNRALSEDCLYLNVWTPSPRPVVPAPVLVWIYGGGFYSGASSLDVYDGRFLARVEGTVLVSMNYRVGAFGFLALPGSREAPGNVGLLDQRLAMQWVQDNVAAFGGDPKSVTLFGESAGAASVGMHLLSPPSRGLFHRAVLQSGAPNGPWATVEADEARRRATHLARLVGCPTGTNDTELVVCLRKRPAQDLVDKEWLVLPQQSVFRFSFVPVVDGDFLSDTPEALINAGDFHGLQVLVGVVQDEGSYFLVYGAPGFSKDNESLINRAQFLAGVQVGVPQASELAAEAVVLHYTDWLHPDDPARLREALGDVVGDHNVVCPVAQLAGGLAAQGARVYAYVFDHRASTLSWPLWMGVPHGYEIEFVFGLPLEPTLNYTGPERILARRLMRYWANFARTGDPNEPREREAPRWPTYTAGDQQYVSLNLRPLEIQRGLRAQACAFWNRFLPKLLSATDSLDEAERQWKAEFHRWSSYMVHWKNQFDHYSKQERCSDL, from the exons ATGTGGGTTGTACGAGAAAACAGACATCTCCCAGTTCTGAGGTCTTCTCCTGCCCAGACCGGGCTGCTCTGCCCCACTGCCAAGCACCTGTGGGGGAGAGACTCCCTGACACCAGGTTTCGGTGCGTCTGCCTCACCCCGTGGGTCAGAGTGGGCATGGCTGACTCACCATCACCATGCATCAGCTGTATCCCTCGATATGGATGGTTATGTTCTTTCGTTTGTATTTGGTGTCCCTCACGTCTATAACTGGATCTGCCCCCTCCCTCTGTGCCAGTGTCTCTGTCACT GCATGAGGATGGCCATTCGATTCTCTCTTCTGCTTCTCCATAGTCCTTCCccatcccttctcctcctcctcttcctcctaggCCGGGGGGTAGAGGCTGAAACCACTGAGGATCCTGAGCTGCTGGTGACAGTAAAGGAAGGCAAGCTTCGTGGGATTCACCTCAATGCCCCAGGGGGCCCTGTTTCTGCCTTCTTGGGCATCCCTTTTGCTGAGCCCCCAGTGGAATCTAGGCGCTTTTTGCCTCCAGAACCCAAACGGGCATGGAATGGGGTCTTGGATGCCACATCCTACCAGCGTGTCTGCTTCCAGTATGTGGACAACCTGTATCCAGGTTTCCAAGGGTCTGAGATGTGGAACCCTAACCGGGCACTAAGTGAGGACTGCCTATATCTTAATGTGTGGACACCCTCCCCCCGTCCAGTGGTTCCTGCACCAGTCCTGGTCTGGATCTATGGGGGTGGCTTTTACAGTGGGGCCTCCTCCCTTGATGTTTATGATGGACGATTCCTGGCTAGGGTTGAGGGCACTGTACTTGTTTCTATGAACTACCGAGTAGGTGCCTTTGGCTTCCTGGCACTACCAGGGAGTCGGGAGGCACCAGGCAATGTGGGGCTGCTGGATCAGCGACTGGCAATGCAGTGGGTGCAGGACAATGTGGCAGCCTTCGGAGGGGACCCAAAATCAGTGACACTATTTGGGGAAAGTGCTGGAGCTGCTTCTGTAGGCATGCATCTTCTATCACCTCCAAGCCGTGGGCTATTCCATAGGGCAGTGTTGCAAAGTGGGGCTCCCAATGGACCTTGGGCCACAGTGGAAGCAGATGAGGCTCGTAGACGAGCTACTCATCTGGCCAGGTTAGTGGGTTGTCCTACTGGCACTAATGACACTGAGCTGGTGGTCTGCCTGAGGAAACGTCCAGCCCAGGATCTTGTAGACAAGGAATGGCTGGTGCTGCCTCAACAGAGTGTCTTCCGATTCTCCTTTGTTCCTGTTGTGGATGGAGACTTCCTCAGTGATACTCCTGAGGCCCTCATCAATGCTGGAGATTTTCATGGCCTTCAG gtGCTGGTAGGTGTAGTACAGGATGAGGGCTCCTATTTCCTGGTCTATGGGGCCCCTGGCTTCAGCAAGGATAATGAGTCTCTGATCAATAGGGCCCAGTTCCTGGCTGGAGTGCAGGTTGGGGTCCCTCAAGCGAGTGAGTTGGCAGCAGAGGCTGTTGTTCTGCACTACACGGACTGGCTACACCCTGATGACCCTGCACGACTTCGTGAGGCTTTGGGTGATGTTGTGGGTGACCACAATGTGGTATGTCCTGTGGCCCAGCTAGCAGGAGGACTTGCTGCACAAGGTGCCCGTGTTTATGCCTATGTCTTTGACCATCGAGCCTCTACGTTGTCTTGGCCCCTCTGGATGGGTGTCCCCCATGGCTATGAGATTGAATTTGTCTTTGGCCTTCCCCTTGAACCAACACTCAACTACACTGGCCCTGAAAGAATCCTTGCTCGGAGACTGATGAGATACTGGGCCAACTTTGCCCGTACAGG TGATCCAAACGAGCCCCGGGAACGTGAAGCCCCTCGCTGGCCTACCTACACAGCTGGGGATCAGCAGTACGTAAGCCTCAACCTGCGGCCACTGGAAATACAGCGAGGGCTCCGGGCACAGGCCTGCGCCTTCTGGAACCGATTCCTGCCAAAGTTGCTCAGCGCTACCG ATAGCCTGGATGAGGCGGAACGCCAGTGGAAGGCGGAGTTCCACCGCTGGAGCTCCTACATGGTGCACTGGAAGAACCAGTTCGACCATTACAGCAAACAGGAGCGTTGCTCTGACCTATGA
- the ACHE gene encoding acetylcholinesterase isoform X2, producing the protein MGGGAEALAAPEGVCVPEAGGGEEAAAAAAAAVRAGLACVGEAPPPPAPGLPGPGMRMAIRFSLLLLHSPSPSLLLLLFLLGRGVEAETTEDPELLVTVKEGKLRGIHLNAPGGPVSAFLGIPFAEPPVESRRFLPPEPKRAWNGVLDATSYQRVCFQYVDNLYPGFQGSEMWNPNRALSEDCLYLNVWTPSPRPVVPAPVLVWIYGGGFYSGASSLDVYDGRFLARVEGTVLVSMNYRVGAFGFLALPGSREAPGNVGLLDQRLAMQWVQDNVAAFGGDPKSVTLFGESAGAASVGMHLLSPPSRGLFHRAVLQSGAPNGPWATVEADEARRRATHLARLVGCPTGTNDTELVVCLRKRPAQDLVDKEWLVLPQQSVFRFSFVPVVDGDFLSDTPEALINAGDFHGLQVLVGVVQDEGSYFLVYGAPGFSKDNESLINRAQFLAGVQVGVPQASELAAEAVVLHYTDWLHPDDPARLREALGDVVGDHNVVCPVAQLAGGLAAQGARVYAYVFDHRASTLSWPLWMGVPHGYEIEFVFGLPLEPTLNYTGPERILARRLMRYWANFARTGDPNEPREREAPRWPTYTAGDQQYVSLNLRPLEIQRGLRAQACAFWNRFLPKLLSATDSLDEAERQWKAEFHRWSSYMVHWKNQFDHYSKQERCSDL; encoded by the exons atggGCGGGGGAGCCGAAGCCCTAGCAGCCCCGGAGGGGGTGTGTGTGCCAGAAgctgggggcggggaggaggcggcggcggcggcggcggcggcggtcaGAGCCGGCTTAGCCTGCGTTGGAGAAGCTCCTCCGCCGCCTGCTCCTGGCCTGCCCGGCCCAG GCATGAGGATGGCCATTCGATTCTCTCTTCTGCTTCTCCATAGTCCTTCCccatcccttctcctcctcctcttcctcctaggCCGGGGGGTAGAGGCTGAAACCACTGAGGATCCTGAGCTGCTGGTGACAGTAAAGGAAGGCAAGCTTCGTGGGATTCACCTCAATGCCCCAGGGGGCCCTGTTTCTGCCTTCTTGGGCATCCCTTTTGCTGAGCCCCCAGTGGAATCTAGGCGCTTTTTGCCTCCAGAACCCAAACGGGCATGGAATGGGGTCTTGGATGCCACATCCTACCAGCGTGTCTGCTTCCAGTATGTGGACAACCTGTATCCAGGTTTCCAAGGGTCTGAGATGTGGAACCCTAACCGGGCACTAAGTGAGGACTGCCTATATCTTAATGTGTGGACACCCTCCCCCCGTCCAGTGGTTCCTGCACCAGTCCTGGTCTGGATCTATGGGGGTGGCTTTTACAGTGGGGCCTCCTCCCTTGATGTTTATGATGGACGATTCCTGGCTAGGGTTGAGGGCACTGTACTTGTTTCTATGAACTACCGAGTAGGTGCCTTTGGCTTCCTGGCACTACCAGGGAGTCGGGAGGCACCAGGCAATGTGGGGCTGCTGGATCAGCGACTGGCAATGCAGTGGGTGCAGGACAATGTGGCAGCCTTCGGAGGGGACCCAAAATCAGTGACACTATTTGGGGAAAGTGCTGGAGCTGCTTCTGTAGGCATGCATCTTCTATCACCTCCAAGCCGTGGGCTATTCCATAGGGCAGTGTTGCAAAGTGGGGCTCCCAATGGACCTTGGGCCACAGTGGAAGCAGATGAGGCTCGTAGACGAGCTACTCATCTGGCCAGGTTAGTGGGTTGTCCTACTGGCACTAATGACACTGAGCTGGTGGTCTGCCTGAGGAAACGTCCAGCCCAGGATCTTGTAGACAAGGAATGGCTGGTGCTGCCTCAACAGAGTGTCTTCCGATTCTCCTTTGTTCCTGTTGTGGATGGAGACTTCCTCAGTGATACTCCTGAGGCCCTCATCAATGCTGGAGATTTTCATGGCCTTCAG gtGCTGGTAGGTGTAGTACAGGATGAGGGCTCCTATTTCCTGGTCTATGGGGCCCCTGGCTTCAGCAAGGATAATGAGTCTCTGATCAATAGGGCCCAGTTCCTGGCTGGAGTGCAGGTTGGGGTCCCTCAAGCGAGTGAGTTGGCAGCAGAGGCTGTTGTTCTGCACTACACGGACTGGCTACACCCTGATGACCCTGCACGACTTCGTGAGGCTTTGGGTGATGTTGTGGGTGACCACAATGTGGTATGTCCTGTGGCCCAGCTAGCAGGAGGACTTGCTGCACAAGGTGCCCGTGTTTATGCCTATGTCTTTGACCATCGAGCCTCTACGTTGTCTTGGCCCCTCTGGATGGGTGTCCCCCATGGCTATGAGATTGAATTTGTCTTTGGCCTTCCCCTTGAACCAACACTCAACTACACTGGCCCTGAAAGAATCCTTGCTCGGAGACTGATGAGATACTGGGCCAACTTTGCCCGTACAGG TGATCCAAACGAGCCCCGGGAACGTGAAGCCCCTCGCTGGCCTACCTACACAGCTGGGGATCAGCAGTACGTAAGCCTCAACCTGCGGCCACTGGAAATACAGCGAGGGCTCCGGGCACAGGCCTGCGCCTTCTGGAACCGATTCCTGCCAAAGTTGCTCAGCGCTACCG ATAGCCTGGATGAGGCGGAACGCCAGTGGAAGGCGGAGTTCCACCGCTGGAGCTCCTACATGGTGCACTGGAAGAACCAGTTCGACCATTACAGCAAACAGGAGCGTTGCTCTGACCTATGA
- the ACHE gene encoding acetylcholinesterase isoform X3 → MGGGAEALAAPEGVCVPEAGGGEEAAAAAAAAVRAGLACVGEAPPPPAPGLPGPGRGVEAETTEDPELLVTVKEGKLRGIHLNAPGGPVSAFLGIPFAEPPVESRRFLPPEPKRAWNGVLDATSYQRVCFQYVDNLYPGFQGSEMWNPNRALSEDCLYLNVWTPSPRPVVPAPVLVWIYGGGFYSGASSLDVYDGRFLARVEGTVLVSMNYRVGAFGFLALPGSREAPGNVGLLDQRLAMQWVQDNVAAFGGDPKSVTLFGESAGAASVGMHLLSPPSRGLFHRAVLQSGAPNGPWATVEADEARRRATHLARLVGCPTGTNDTELVVCLRKRPAQDLVDKEWLVLPQQSVFRFSFVPVVDGDFLSDTPEALINAGDFHGLQVLVGVVQDEGSYFLVYGAPGFSKDNESLINRAQFLAGVQVGVPQASELAAEAVVLHYTDWLHPDDPARLREALGDVVGDHNVVCPVAQLAGGLAAQGARVYAYVFDHRASTLSWPLWMGVPHGYEIEFVFGLPLEPTLNYTGPERILARRLMRYWANFARTGDPNEPREREAPRWPTYTAGDQQYVSLNLRPLEIQRGLRAQACAFWNRFLPKLLSATDSLDEAERQWKAEFHRWSSYMVHWKNQFDHYSKQERCSDL, encoded by the exons atggGCGGGGGAGCCGAAGCCCTAGCAGCCCCGGAGGGGGTGTGTGTGCCAGAAgctgggggcggggaggaggcggcggcggcggcggcggcggcggtcaGAGCCGGCTTAGCCTGCGTTGGAGAAGCTCCTCCGCCGCCTGCTCCTGGCCTGCCCGGCCCAG gCCGGGGGGTAGAGGCTGAAACCACTGAGGATCCTGAGCTGCTGGTGACAGTAAAGGAAGGCAAGCTTCGTGGGATTCACCTCAATGCCCCAGGGGGCCCTGTTTCTGCCTTCTTGGGCATCCCTTTTGCTGAGCCCCCAGTGGAATCTAGGCGCTTTTTGCCTCCAGAACCCAAACGGGCATGGAATGGGGTCTTGGATGCCACATCCTACCAGCGTGTCTGCTTCCAGTATGTGGACAACCTGTATCCAGGTTTCCAAGGGTCTGAGATGTGGAACCCTAACCGGGCACTAAGTGAGGACTGCCTATATCTTAATGTGTGGACACCCTCCCCCCGTCCAGTGGTTCCTGCACCAGTCCTGGTCTGGATCTATGGGGGTGGCTTTTACAGTGGGGCCTCCTCCCTTGATGTTTATGATGGACGATTCCTGGCTAGGGTTGAGGGCACTGTACTTGTTTCTATGAACTACCGAGTAGGTGCCTTTGGCTTCCTGGCACTACCAGGGAGTCGGGAGGCACCAGGCAATGTGGGGCTGCTGGATCAGCGACTGGCAATGCAGTGGGTGCAGGACAATGTGGCAGCCTTCGGAGGGGACCCAAAATCAGTGACACTATTTGGGGAAAGTGCTGGAGCTGCTTCTGTAGGCATGCATCTTCTATCACCTCCAAGCCGTGGGCTATTCCATAGGGCAGTGTTGCAAAGTGGGGCTCCCAATGGACCTTGGGCCACAGTGGAAGCAGATGAGGCTCGTAGACGAGCTACTCATCTGGCCAGGTTAGTGGGTTGTCCTACTGGCACTAATGACACTGAGCTGGTGGTCTGCCTGAGGAAACGTCCAGCCCAGGATCTTGTAGACAAGGAATGGCTGGTGCTGCCTCAACAGAGTGTCTTCCGATTCTCCTTTGTTCCTGTTGTGGATGGAGACTTCCTCAGTGATACTCCTGAGGCCCTCATCAATGCTGGAGATTTTCATGGCCTTCAG gtGCTGGTAGGTGTAGTACAGGATGAGGGCTCCTATTTCCTGGTCTATGGGGCCCCTGGCTTCAGCAAGGATAATGAGTCTCTGATCAATAGGGCCCAGTTCCTGGCTGGAGTGCAGGTTGGGGTCCCTCAAGCGAGTGAGTTGGCAGCAGAGGCTGTTGTTCTGCACTACACGGACTGGCTACACCCTGATGACCCTGCACGACTTCGTGAGGCTTTGGGTGATGTTGTGGGTGACCACAATGTGGTATGTCCTGTGGCCCAGCTAGCAGGAGGACTTGCTGCACAAGGTGCCCGTGTTTATGCCTATGTCTTTGACCATCGAGCCTCTACGTTGTCTTGGCCCCTCTGGATGGGTGTCCCCCATGGCTATGAGATTGAATTTGTCTTTGGCCTTCCCCTTGAACCAACACTCAACTACACTGGCCCTGAAAGAATCCTTGCTCGGAGACTGATGAGATACTGGGCCAACTTTGCCCGTACAGG TGATCCAAACGAGCCCCGGGAACGTGAAGCCCCTCGCTGGCCTACCTACACAGCTGGGGATCAGCAGTACGTAAGCCTCAACCTGCGGCCACTGGAAATACAGCGAGGGCTCCGGGCACAGGCCTGCGCCTTCTGGAACCGATTCCTGCCAAAGTTGCTCAGCGCTACCG ATAGCCTGGATGAGGCGGAACGCCAGTGGAAGGCGGAGTTCCACCGCTGGAGCTCCTACATGGTGCACTGGAAGAACCAGTTCGACCATTACAGCAAACAGGAGCGTTGCTCTGACCTATGA